CAACCACCAGGCGTCCGTCGGGCAGTCCTTCCGGCTCCAGGTAGCGACCGGCGCCGTAGGTTTCCCTTCCGGCAAGGCCGTCGGCAAACGGCAGGAAGTAGCCGTAGGCATTGCGATAGACCGTCAGTGACGCCGGCTGTCCCTCGACGTCGAAGCGGATCCTGCCCCAGCGCTCGTACGCCTGAATGTCTCCGGT
This region of Anaerolineales bacterium genomic DNA includes:
- a CDS encoding DUF1684 domain-containing protein, which encodes MSQLDDLRREKDAFFRTSPDSPLTAEQKETFSGLQYFPENPSLALEVALEQFPVPEDVRMLTTTGDIQAYERWGRIRFDVEGQPASLTVYRNAYGYFLPFADGLAGRETYGAGRYLEPEGLPDGRLVV